The proteins below come from a single Faecalibaculum rodentium genomic window:
- the carA gene encoding glutamine-hydrolyzing carbamoyl-phosphate synthase small subunit has protein sequence MERLLILEDGSVYRGQGFGSDDLKTGELVFNTSMTGYQEILTDNSYCGQIVMMTYPLIGNYGINRDDYESIEPAVFGFVTRDLCQSPNNWRSQETLDDFLKAHNIPGIYDVDTRAITRKLRNKGTMRAMLANPDTDIEAAVRQLQETDYLHDQVARVSSSKIFPIPNRGHKVVLMDFGAKLGIVRELSRRGCDLIVVPWDTDAQTILSYHPDGVMLSNGPGDPEDVPQAIETIRQLMGKTVIFGICLGHQLISLACGAKTYKLKFGHRGANHPVVDLETGKVDITSQNHGFAVDIDSLADTELELTHKALNDGSCEGVRHKELPVFSVQFHPEASAGPEDTAYLFDKFVAMMDKEGRHA, from the coding sequence ATGGAACGACTGCTGATTCTGGAAGACGGAAGCGTGTACCGGGGCCAGGGCTTCGGGTCGGATGACCTGAAAACCGGGGAACTGGTGTTCAACACTTCAATGACCGGGTACCAGGAAATCCTTACCGACAACTCCTACTGCGGACAAATCGTCATGATGACCTATCCCCTGATCGGGAACTACGGCATCAACCGGGATGACTATGAGTCCATCGAACCGGCGGTGTTCGGGTTCGTGACCCGGGACCTGTGCCAGTCTCCGAACAACTGGCGCAGCCAGGAAACCCTGGATGACTTCCTGAAAGCCCACAACATTCCGGGCATTTACGATGTGGATACAAGAGCCATCACCCGGAAGCTGCGCAACAAAGGCACCATGCGGGCCATGCTGGCCAATCCTGACACAGATATCGAGGCGGCGGTCAGGCAGCTGCAGGAAACGGACTATCTGCATGACCAGGTGGCACGGGTGTCTTCCAGCAAGATTTTCCCGATTCCCAACCGGGGCCACAAAGTGGTGCTCATGGACTTCGGTGCCAAGCTGGGGATCGTGCGGGAGCTCTCCCGGCGGGGCTGCGACCTGATCGTCGTGCCCTGGGACACCGATGCCCAGACGATCCTGAGTTATCACCCGGATGGGGTGATGCTTTCCAACGGCCCGGGGGACCCGGAAGATGTACCCCAGGCCATAGAGACCATCCGGCAGCTGATGGGAAAAACGGTGATTTTCGGCATCTGCCTGGGACACCAGCTGATTTCCCTGGCGTGCGGGGCAAAGACCTACAAACTGAAGTTCGGACACCGCGGGGCGAACCACCCGGTGGTGGACCTGGAGACAGGCAAGGTGGACATCACAAGCCAGAACCACGGTTTTGCGGTGGACATTGACTCGCTGGCGGACACAGAGCTGGAACTGACGCACAAGGCACTCAACGACGGATCCTGTGAAGGGGTCCGGCACAAAGAGCTGCCGGTGTTCTCCGTGCAGTTTCACCCGGAAGCCAGTGCCGGTCCGGAGGATACGGCATACCTGTTTGATAAGTTTGTGGCCATGATGGACAAGGAGGGACGGCATGCCTAA
- a CDS encoding AAA family ATPase has product MSTADELRARIAELPRGGLTVKNVNGHRYHYHRIVENGKRREIYVPEAEVPVLSEEIHERRKLEKQLRQLTGKNPGRSESEEFLCTVLTGKALKSFVEPVKGWNKRTCFSQLQEYVSSPPQDKVLILCGLRRTGKTTMLRQLIAEMKEDELNRTAYVQLVPGRTLADLNRDLKRMQSLGITVVLIDEVTLISDFIDGAALLPDIFASSGMHIVLSGTDSLSFMLAHSGQLYDRCRIIHTTWISFGEFARVLGIRDVDTYIRYGGTMTMSGTRYNPEDSAFRSLRAADEYVDSAIADNIQHSLRCWQNGGHFRNLQDLYEQGELTGAVNRIIEDVNHRFTIEVLTRAFQSHDLALSARNLRKDRKKPNDILDHIDRQAVTDRLKEWLMIAEEEEMTVGIEQVHCQEIHEYLETLDLIQEVEIRTIPQSCRKRYRTLVSQPGLRYAQASALIQALSEDPVIETLNIRERSALKQRILSEIQGRMLEDIVLLETKMHWPEKEVFVLQFALGEFDMVIFDPEKLECEVFEIKHSQVRTREQARHLLDPENRRKTEFRYGPITRKTVLYRGETCEEDGIRYQNVEEYLMQAG; this is encoded by the coding sequence ATGAGCACAGCAGATGAACTCAGGGCCAGAATCGCAGAACTTCCCAGGGGAGGCCTGACTGTAAAGAATGTGAACGGGCACAGGTATCACTATCACCGGATCGTGGAGAATGGAAAACGCAGAGAGATTTATGTACCGGAGGCGGAGGTTCCGGTTCTGTCTGAGGAAATCCACGAACGCAGGAAGCTGGAAAAGCAACTGCGGCAGCTGACCGGAAAGAATCCAGGACGGTCTGAATCAGAAGAATTTCTCTGTACAGTTTTGACAGGCAAAGCTCTGAAATCCTTTGTGGAGCCGGTGAAAGGCTGGAATAAACGGACCTGTTTCAGTCAGCTGCAGGAGTATGTGTCCAGTCCTCCACAGGATAAAGTCCTGATTCTCTGCGGCCTGCGGCGAACCGGGAAAACCACAATGCTGCGGCAGCTGATTGCAGAGATGAAAGAAGATGAGCTGAACCGGACTGCCTATGTACAGCTGGTGCCTGGACGAACGCTGGCCGATCTGAATCGTGATCTGAAGCGCATGCAGTCCCTGGGAATCACCGTTGTGCTGATTGACGAAGTGACCCTTATTTCAGACTTTATTGACGGAGCAGCTCTTTTGCCGGACATTTTCGCCTCATCGGGCATGCATATTGTGCTTTCCGGTACAGATTCTCTTTCTTTTATGCTGGCCCATTCTGGTCAGCTGTATGACAGATGCCGGATCATTCATACAACCTGGATTTCTTTTGGTGAGTTTGCCCGGGTTCTGGGAATCCGGGATGTGGATACGTATATCCGGTATGGGGGGACGATGACTATGTCAGGGACCCGCTATAATCCAGAAGACTCGGCTTTCAGGTCTTTACGGGCGGCAGATGAATATGTGGATTCGGCTATTGCGGACAACATTCAGCATTCATTGCGGTGCTGGCAGAATGGCGGTCACTTCCGCAATCTGCAGGACCTGTATGAACAGGGAGAACTGACAGGGGCTGTGAACCGGATCATTGAGGATGTGAATCACCGCTTCACGATTGAAGTGCTGACCAGGGCGTTTCAGTCTCATGACCTTGCCTTATCCGCCAGAAATCTCCGAAAGGATCGAAAAAAACCCAATGATATTCTGGACCACATCGACAGACAGGCAGTAACAGACAGGCTGAAGGAGTGGCTGATGATTGCGGAAGAGGAAGAGATGACGGTGGGAATCGAGCAGGTACACTGTCAGGAGATTCATGAATATCTGGAAACTCTGGACTTGATCCAGGAAGTGGAAATCCGAACCATACCCCAGTCTTGCCGAAAGCGGTATCGAACACTTGTTTCCCAGCCGGGACTCAGGTATGCACAGGCTTCTGCCTTGATTCAGGCACTGTCGGAGGATCCCGTTATTGAAACTTTGAATATCCGTGAACGCAGCGCTTTGAAGCAGCGGATACTCAGCGAGATCCAGGGCCGGATGCTGGAAGACATAGTCCTGCTGGAAACGAAGATGCACTGGCCCGAAAAGGAAGTCTTCGTACTGCAGTTTGCCCTTGGAGAATTTGACATGGTGATCTTTGACCCGGAGAAACTGGAATGTGAAGTATTTGAAATCAAGCACAGTCAGGTGCGGACAAGAGAGCAGGCCAGGCATCTGCTGGATCCGGAGAACCGTCGAAAGACGGAATTCAGATACGGTCCCATTACACGCAAAACGGTTCTGTATCGGGGAGAAACCTGTGAAGAGGATGGAATTCGATATCAGAATGTGGAAGAGTACCTGATGCAGGCAGGTTGA
- a CDS encoding aspartate carbamoyltransferase catalytic subunit, protein MNKLSLLSVRDLSVHEILQILQEARIFNSSQKDWHLPAVNALVANLFFEPSTRTHFSFESAEFQLGCKVADFSASSSSVTKGESLYDTARTFEAIGYKVLVIRHPDDRYYERLRDITIPILNAGDGAGDHPTQCLLDLYTMWEEFGSFEGLKVVICGDIKHSRVAASNKEALDRLGADVRFAGPAQWRREGYPVMDFDQAVEWADVVMMLRIQKERGAMADMPNREYLTRYGLTMERASRMKPGAIIMHPAPVNRDVEIDSRLVEAPQSRIFRQMTNGVLIRKAVLKRAFGYPPFREETGDRGQSRTADKQNRDHIKGKKGTE, encoded by the coding sequence ATGAACAAACTTTCACTGTTGTCTGTGCGGGACCTGTCCGTACATGAAATCCTGCAAATCCTCCAGGAGGCAAGAATTTTTAATAGTTCCCAAAAAGATTGGCATTTGCCAGCCGTGAACGCGCTGGTGGCTAATCTTTTTTTTGAGCCTTCCACCCGTACGCACTTCTCGTTTGAAAGTGCCGAATTCCAGCTCGGGTGCAAAGTGGCGGACTTCTCGGCATCCAGCTCCAGTGTCACGAAGGGAGAATCCCTTTACGATACAGCGCGGACTTTTGAGGCCATCGGCTACAAGGTGCTGGTGATCCGGCATCCCGATGACCGGTACTATGAACGGCTGCGGGATATCACGATTCCGATTCTGAATGCAGGAGACGGAGCTGGGGACCACCCCACGCAGTGTCTGCTGGATCTTTACACGATGTGGGAGGAATTCGGTTCCTTTGAGGGACTGAAAGTGGTGATCTGCGGCGATATCAAGCACTCCCGGGTGGCTGCCAGCAACAAAGAAGCCCTGGACCGGCTGGGGGCGGATGTCCGCTTTGCCGGCCCGGCACAATGGCGCCGGGAGGGGTATCCCGTCATGGACTTTGACCAGGCAGTGGAATGGGCGGATGTGGTCATGATGCTGCGGATCCAGAAGGAGCGCGGCGCCATGGCCGACATGCCCAACCGGGAATATCTGACCCGGTATGGCCTGACGATGGAACGGGCATCCCGCATGAAGCCCGGGGCCATCATCATGCATCCGGCGCCGGTGAACCGGGATGTGGAAATCGACTCGCGGCTGGTGGAAGCACCCCAGAGCCGGATTTTCCGGCAGATGACCAACGGCGTGCTCATCCGCAAGGCGGTGCTCAAGCGTGCCTTTGGCTACCCGCCGTTTCGGGAGGAAACCGGCGACAGGGGACAAAGCCGGACGGCCGACAAACAGAACAGAGATCATATAAAAGGAAAGAAGGGGACAGAATGA
- a CDS encoding nitroreductase family protein, whose amino-acid sequence MAFAKTEKGLSPPATIIRTVSEDNLKTIVTQAGKAPSWANAQAWKVYIATGDTLARIRARHEEMDKEGDYGHSFFRVMHLTEWAKQPRHIMADWGRQARRLHGVEVTRFLQGECQSLRCPDRYLSGDSQKLHSLICV is encoded by the coding sequence CTGGCTTTCGCAAAAACTGAAAAAGGGCTGAGCCCCCCAGCAACCATCATCAGAACTGTCAGCGAAGATAATCTGAAAACCATTGTGACGCAGGCAGGCAAAGCCCCCAGCTGGGCCAATGCGCAGGCATGGAAGGTGTATATCGCAACCGGAGATACACTGGCCAGGATCCGCGCCCGTCATGAAGAAATGGACAAAGAGGGAGATTACGGTCACTCATTCTTCCGCGTAATGCACCTGACAGAGTGGGCAAAACAGCCCCGACACATCATGGCCGACTGGGGACGTCAAGCGCGAAGACTTCATGGGGTAGAAGTTACCCGCTTTCTCCAAGGTGAATGCCAATCTCTTCGATGCCCCGACCGTTACCTATCTGGCGATTCACAAAAACTCCACTCCCTGATCTGTGTATGA
- a CDS encoding CRISPR-associated DxTHG motif protein: protein MQYFTFLGTGGKNGYREACTYFENEPEEIEIARYLQEVIYKKHADEISEVLVFITPEVKEKTFPELRALLPDVKITEIMLPADVDTEDFVKLLQEHLKQDGEALFDVTHSFRHLPMKFLFALRYAEQMKNTKIRHIYYGMMKYYESAQEECCITDVLNDYETQKISSLLSQFDQSLTAQVADWEGFVTTDQKVELFLQRLADFNEMLELCEFDACLNIAQRITETARSLTKDPDKYFMLLPLTQKISEKLRGVLSHPKTKDQKSALIRVLLAHHRFQNAVTFTDEFFREELIRTALGNISPKSSMAEVASLLHLPDWLRKDFGYTCSQYIRDSLILGKDYVPPKWYDMESYVPFSGAGVKKIRFVTGNPEAQQTILDFFSEVRNPINHGNTLKNKERLPYLTEKMLSIVDAL from the coding sequence ATGCAATATTTTACATTTTTGGGTACAGGCGGCAAAAACGGCTACCGGGAAGCCTGCACCTATTTTGAAAACGAACCTGAAGAGATTGAAATAGCGCGCTACCTGCAGGAAGTCATATACAAAAAACATGCAGATGAAATTTCCGAGGTTCTGGTCTTTATCACGCCGGAAGTTAAGGAGAAAACATTTCCTGAACTCCGGGCGCTGCTTCCGGATGTGAAAATCACGGAAATCATGCTGCCTGCGGATGTGGACACCGAAGACTTTGTAAAACTTCTTCAGGAACACTTGAAACAGGATGGGGAAGCTCTCTTCGACGTAACGCACTCTTTCCGCCATCTGCCAATGAAATTCCTCTTCGCCCTGCGCTATGCCGAGCAGATGAAGAACACGAAAATCAGGCACATCTATTATGGGATGATGAAATACTACGAATCGGCTCAGGAAGAATGCTGCATCACCGATGTGCTGAATGATTATGAGACGCAGAAAATCAGCAGCCTTCTCTCGCAGTTCGACCAGTCCCTGACAGCCCAGGTTGCAGACTGGGAAGGATTTGTTACGACAGATCAGAAAGTGGAGCTGTTTCTGCAAAGACTGGCTGATTTCAATGAAATGCTGGAACTGTGCGAGTTCGACGCCTGTCTAAACATCGCTCAGCGCATCACGGAAACCGCACGCAGTCTTACGAAGGACCCGGACAAATATTTCATGCTGCTTCCTCTGACGCAGAAAATCAGTGAAAAGCTTCGGGGCGTGCTGTCACATCCGAAAACGAAGGATCAGAAATCAGCCCTGATTCGGGTTCTTCTGGCTCACCACAGATTCCAGAACGCCGTGACATTCACGGATGAATTTTTCCGGGAAGAACTGATTCGGACTGCTCTGGGCAATATCTCTCCCAAATCTTCCATGGCTGAGGTGGCCAGCCTGCTGCATCTTCCGGACTGGCTTAGGAAAGATTTCGGCTATACCTGCTCTCAATACATCCGCGACTCGCTGATTCTCGGCAAAGACTACGTACCGCCCAAATGGTATGACATGGAAAGCTATGTCCCGTTCTCCGGTGCCGGTGTGAAGAAAATACGGTTCGTCACCGGCAACCCGGAAGCACAACAAACCATTCTGGACTTTTTCAGCGAGGTTCGAAACCCCATCAACCACGGCAACACCCTTAAAAACAAGGAGCGCCTGCCATATCTGACTGAAAAAATGCTCTCCATTGTGGATGCGCTCTAG
- a CDS encoding 3-hydroxyacyl-CoA dehydrogenase NAD-binding domain-containing protein produces MEARSTTKGAICGFDMTFRIHTVSSITRTKPRIEKLEQIYSAVQSGQLPPALAGLRDSVQVIKSAGDKIDYEADLAKALADAGLVNECLPEVLSTKQDFFKKAAPFITKEIVVATNNSSLLPSQMTPDVSYPENFLAMHFANMIWQENLCEIMPSMLTAPGTTEKAKDYALKMGMCPIVMNKEHAGYLLNSLLIPFLNVA; encoded by the coding sequence TTGGAAGCCAGATCGACTACCAAGGGTGCGATATGCGGATTTGATATGACGTTCCGGATACACACAGTTTCTTCCATTACCCGGACAAAGCCCCGGATTGAAAAACTTGAACAGATATACAGTGCCGTCCAGTCAGGACAGTTGCCGCCGGCCCTTGCGGGTCTGAGAGATTCAGTGCAGGTGATCAAGTCTGCCGGAGACAAGATCGACTATGAAGCGGATCTGGCAAAAGCGCTAGCCGATGCGGGCCTGGTGAACGAGTGCCTGCCGGAAGTGCTGAGCACGAAGCAGGATTTCTTCAAAAAGGCGGCGCCCTTCATCACAAAGGAGATAGTGGTCGCGACGAATAACTCCTCGCTGCTGCCTTCGCAGATGACTCCGGATGTGTCATACCCCGAAAACTTTCTGGCGATGCACTTCGCCAACATGATCTGGCAGGAGAATCTCTGTGAAATCATGCCGTCGATGCTGACAGCGCCTGGCACGACGGAAAAAGCGAAGGACTATGCCCTGAAGATGGGGATGTGCCCCATTGTCATGAACAAAGAGCATGCGGGATATCTCCTGAATTCGCTGCTCATTCCGTTCCTGAATGTGGCCTAG
- a CDS encoding IS3 family transposase has protein sequence MKQVEYELVAEDHKAGIQFSVSRVLHKLGLSRSGYYDYLKRKPSHQEKRRHDVKKAILQIYEDSHENYGAPKIAKILNSGGISITERTVGVYMRQMGIRAQWVKPHTQTTIRSDFSGNLKNLLDRNFSPAHPNCVWCTDITYIHTKLDGFVYLACIMDLYSRRIISWKLTKTLDTGPILKSIEEARKRRPSQEPIMIHTDRGIHYTCDLYRKLTRGMIRSYSAKGVPYDNACIESFHSLIKREWLSRFDIQNYRHAYRLVSQYIDDWYNPERIHSHCGYMSPAEYEVMFQRTSTD, from the coding sequence CTGAAGCAGGTCGAATACGAACTTGTTGCCGAGGATCATAAAGCTGGAATCCAATTCTCGGTATCCAGGGTGCTTCATAAACTTGGTCTTTCAAGATCTGGCTATTACGACTATTTAAAGCGGAAACCCAGCCACCAGGAAAAGCGCAGGCATGATGTGAAAAAGGCCATCCTTCAGATTTATGAAGACAGCCACGAAAACTACGGAGCGCCAAAAATCGCTAAAATCCTGAACTCAGGAGGGATCTCCATTACAGAAAGGACCGTTGGTGTTTATATGCGTCAAATGGGGATCCGAGCACAGTGGGTCAAGCCTCATACACAAACCACAATACGAAGTGATTTCAGTGGAAATCTGAAGAATCTTCTGGATAGAAACTTCTCTCCGGCTCACCCAAACTGCGTATGGTGCACAGATATCACCTATATCCACACAAAGCTGGACGGATTCGTTTACCTTGCCTGCATCATGGATCTGTATTCCAGAAGGATCATTTCCTGGAAGCTTACAAAAACGCTGGACACAGGTCCAATTCTGAAATCGATCGAAGAAGCCAGAAAACGCCGGCCGTCCCAGGAACCGATAATGATTCATACGGACCGAGGAATCCACTATACCTGTGATCTGTACAGAAAACTGACCAGAGGAATGATTCGCAGTTATTCAGCAAAAGGAGTTCCGTATGACAACGCCTGTATTGAATCATTCCACTCCCTGATCAAGAGGGAATGGCTGAGCAGGTTCGATATACAGAACTACAGGCATGCATACCGACTGGTGAGTCAGTATATAGATGACTGGTACAACCCTGAACGGATACACAGCCACTGTGGATATATGTCCCCAGCAGAATATGAAGTAATGTTCCAAAGGACCAGCACTGACTGA
- a CDS encoding CBS domain-containing protein: protein MGQNLFFFLTNKKQTSFLYDNLSLRDGMWLMREHGYTSVPVVAPDGEYKGAVTEGDFLYYLTDHPDTDLDTITIGEILRPGFMHAVPFNVSMGELLAASLEQNFVPVVDDRNIFIGIVTRKNILAYLMRDRNVKDETTE, encoded by the coding sequence TTGGGACAGAATCTGTTCTTTTTCCTCACGAACAAGAAGCAAACAAGCTTTCTCTATGACAACCTGAGTCTCCGCGATGGGATGTGGCTCATGCGTGAACATGGCTACACATCGGTGCCGGTGGTCGCGCCGGATGGAGAGTACAAAGGCGCCGTCACGGAAGGCGATTTTCTCTACTACCTGACAGACCATCCGGACACGGACCTGGATACTATCACCATCGGCGAGATTCTTCGGCCGGGGTTCATGCACGCTGTTCCATTCAATGTCAGTATGGGGGAGCTTCTGGCTGCAAGCCTTGAACAGAACTTCGTGCCTGTAGTGGATGACCGCAATATATTCATAGGGATCGTGACGCGAAAAAACATTCTCGCGTATCTGATGCGTGACAGAAACGTGAAGGACGAGACAACCGAATAA
- a CDS encoding transposase, translated as MAKKRKTFTDEFKQDAVQFLTNHPEMTVIECAETLGVGRSTLERWRADFNRSGLSAVTAHNNDKEEKDLLKENVRLQRELRDSQEALKILKKAISILGN; from the coding sequence ATGGCAAAGAAACGTAAAACATTTACAGATGAATTCAAGCAGGATGCGGTTCAATTTTTGACTAACCATCCAGAAATGACCGTTATAGAATGTGCTGAAACACTTGGTGTAGGCCGCAGCACCCTGGAAAGATGGAGGGCAGATTTCAACCGATCCGGTCTTTCAGCTGTGACAGCTCATAATAATGACAAGGAAGAAAAAGACCTTCTCAAAGAAAATGTCAGGCTTCAACGAGAACTCAGGGACTCACAGGAGGCTTTGAAGATTCTAAAAAAAGCCATAAGCATTCTGGGAAACTGA
- a CDS encoding dihydroorotase: MTQKRLIRNASVISGGRRIQADVLFDDRILAVGENLPADENTRVTDARGLTLIPGLVDVHVHLREPGREAKETIADGTAAAAHGGFTTVFAMPNVLPFPSTVRTVEPYQRLLEEKGRVRALPYGTITVDEAGATPTDYAALRELGVHWFSDDGVGVDSAAVMRRCLEAAREADVLFACHTEDMNYRQPGASVHDSPVVTSRGWIGIPSACESAQLIRDLKLLKETGGRYHTCHVSAKESVDALREAKAAGQDVTGEVTAHHLLLEDKDVQGPMWKMNPPLRSHEDRMALIEGLESGTLDFIANDHAPHTEEEKNQPMDKAPFGIVSLETAFPLLYTEFVKGGRWSLEQLVHWMSTAPARRFGLEGTGDILPGYRADLVLVDENRPGIIDKTTFLSRGKNTPFDKWPTACTIAETICEGRTVWRDTETEKKGS, from the coding sequence ATGACACAGAAACGGCTGATCCGCAATGCTTCGGTGATTTCCGGTGGCAGGCGGATCCAGGCAGATGTGCTGTTTGATGACAGAATTCTGGCGGTGGGCGAAAACCTGCCGGCGGACGAAAACACCCGGGTCACGGATGCCCGGGGCCTGACACTGATCCCGGGGCTGGTGGATGTGCATGTGCATCTGCGGGAGCCCGGGCGCGAGGCCAAGGAAACCATTGCGGATGGCACCGCGGCGGCAGCGCATGGCGGGTTCACCACGGTATTTGCGATGCCCAATGTCCTGCCTTTTCCCAGCACGGTCAGGACTGTGGAACCATACCAGCGGCTGCTGGAAGAAAAAGGCCGGGTGAGGGCCCTGCCTTATGGCACGATCACAGTGGATGAAGCCGGTGCTACGCCTACGGACTATGCCGCGCTCAGAGAGCTGGGCGTGCACTGGTTTTCCGATGACGGCGTCGGGGTGGACAGTGCGGCGGTGATGCGCCGTTGCCTGGAAGCTGCCAGGGAAGCAGACGTGCTGTTTGCCTGTCACACAGAGGACATGAACTACCGGCAGCCCGGGGCTTCGGTTCACGATTCTCCGGTCGTGACTTCCAGAGGCTGGATCGGGATTCCTTCGGCGTGTGAAAGCGCCCAGCTGATCCGCGACCTGAAGCTTCTGAAGGAAACCGGCGGCAGGTATCATACCTGTCACGTGAGCGCGAAGGAAAGCGTGGATGCACTGCGCGAGGCAAAAGCCGCGGGGCAGGATGTCACGGGAGAAGTCACGGCGCATCACCTGTTGCTGGAAGACAAGGATGTCCAGGGACCGATGTGGAAAATGAATCCGCCGCTGCGCAGCCACGAAGACCGCATGGCACTGATCGAGGGCCTGGAATCCGGAACCCTGGACTTCATCGCCAATGACCATGCACCGCATACGGAGGAAGAGAAAAACCAGCCCATGGACAAGGCGCCTTTTGGCATCGTGTCCCTGGAAACCGCCTTTCCTCTTTTATATACGGAATTCGTCAAAGGCGGCCGCTGGAGTCTGGAACAGCTGGTGCACTGGATGAGCACCGCCCCGGCCAGGCGCTTCGGCCTGGAAGGCACCGGGGACATTCTTCCGGGATACCGGGCGGACCTGGTGCTGGTGGATGAGAACCGGCCGGGCATTATTGACAAAACGACATTTCTTTCCAGGGGGAAAAACACCCCCTTCGACAAGTGGCCCACAGCCTGTACCATCGCCGAGACGATCTGCGAAGGCAGGACTGTGTGGCGGGATACAGAGACAGAGAAGAAAGGAAGCTGA